The following coding sequences are from one Triticum dicoccoides isolate Atlit2015 ecotype Zavitan chromosome 4A, WEW_v2.0, whole genome shotgun sequence window:
- the LOC119289432 gene encoding autotransporter adhesin BpaC-like, with protein MTKCFLLLAFLAFLLPAAYATCHPDDLQARRGFARKSNRRTLQQQQPNTITGTNNSVRSGSGNIVSGNGNTVISGDNNNVSGSNNTVTSGSSNVIVDTNHVVTGSNNTVSGNNNRVTGNNNVVSGSNHVVSGDNKVVTGG; from the exons ATGACGAAATGCTTCCTGTTGCTCGCCTTCTTGGCGTTTCTCCTGCCGGCGGCCTACGCGACGTGCCACCCTGATGACCTCCAAGCGCGGCGGGGCTTCGCCCGGAAG AGCAATAGAAGAACACTCCAACAACAACAACCAAATACCATTACTGGGACCAACAACAGTGTCAGATCTGGGAGTGGCAATATTGTATCTGGGAACGGCAACACTGTTATATCTGGGGATAACAACAATGTTTCTGGGAGCAACAACACAGTCACATCTGGGAGCAGCAATGTCATAGTTGACACCAATCATGTCGTTACTGGGAGCAACAATACTGTATCCGGCAATAATAATAGGGTAACTGGGAATAATAATGTTGTATCAGGGAGCAACCATGTCGTGTCCGGGGACAACAAAGTCGTAACTGGCGGTTAA